The stretch of DNA CGGGTAGGCGTCGATAAGATGCTGGCACAACTTCTGCTGGTTCACGGTGAAGCCTCCCTTCGGAAATAATACAGACTTTTGCTTGTTCAGTCTGTTTCGATTATTGGTGTTAAATGCTGGTTTTTCTATACCAATAACCAGAAAGTTTGTAGGCTTGATCAGCAACGACGCTGAATAATTCGTAAGCAATTTGTTCACTTGGTTCTATTTTGTATAAGCCAAGATATCTTTCCACTTCTCTTGATTTTTTGGGTGTCAGTTCGATTTTATAATCTTTTACATATTGCCGGAAGTTTTCTTCCAGTGTTTTCGCGTCTACAAGTAATTTATGGTGGTTTTCTTCCTTTACTAACCGCAATATTTCCTTTGGAAATTGACCATAATACCGAAATTCAAGTTGATCGAACTTATCTTTCGACCAGTTGAACAGGCAGGGGTCAGTGTAAATTATAAACGGGTTAACTTCGAGCATTATTGCTTCGTTAATTATTTCGTTCCCATATTTTCTTTGTTTGTAAATGTAGTCCACAACCACATCGTCAGCCGGGAGCAAATTAGCCACCATGCCGCTTTTTATCCTGATGGCCCACTCGATACTGCCGGCCATCTCTACGACCTCGGGAAACACTTCTCTTTTCAGGTAGTTGTACTGTGAGATGCCGACCAGCCGCCTGTTTTTGTAGAAGCACCTGAACTCCTGCCAGGGTTTGATGACTATCCACTCTCGAACGACTATATGAGGCGTGTAGTTGTTGGCTTTGGCCAGATGTAAATCGTCGTGAATTCGCTCGCTGTCGCACAAGGCAGTGATGGCTTCCCTCCCGCTATGATAGCGGAATGATTTTTTGTGGGCCTCATAACTATCCTTCGGACTCCGGCTGCCCAGGCGGACGAAAGCGCCGCGCGGGAATTGAGCGATGTAGCCGTCTATCCTCTCTGCAAGTTTGGCGGCGATCCGCAGATCGTCTTCCGTGGGCGTTCTTCCGTCTTCTACCGTCATGTAGTTCATGTTGATCAGGGCGTTTACTTCATCTTCAGATAGAGGAAAGTGAACTGTCGAGATAGAATGGTTCATCAGGCCGGCTGGCCAGTTCTCGACGTATGTCTGTTTTACTGTTTCAAAGTATTCCAAGAATAACAACTCCTTTTGTACTAATCCAGGAACCCACAAGGTTTTCCCGTGGGTTCCTGGATGTGCTTTTGCTATTTAAACCAGTAAATGGCTCAAACTGACACCACCTTAAATTCTTTATAGCAACTAAAGGCATTTAGCCGCTGTCCCTTAATGCCGATGGTCCCCTTGCCGCGATAATTACCGTTGAGGCTGCATTTACCTTCGGTGCGCTGGGGATCGTCGTAGATTATCTTGGCGTTGATGTCTACCGGATAGTATTTAGTCTTAAGAAACACCTCAACATCTCCTTTCTGCCGGGGCTTACCGCCCCCGGCGCGACTTACATCCCCATGTGGCTTAAGATGTCGCTTGTAATCTGCTCCACCGTGCCCGTCCCATCGATCAGAATGACTTCATCAAACGCCTCGTCAAGTACCCCTTTAACGAACGATTGATACGCTCTACGCACGTCATTAAAGTACAGCCTTCCTCTGCTTTCAATAATCGTTTTTTCCCCTCGTTGCTCTATTCTTTTCATGGCTTCACCGACAGGAACGTCGATAATAAACGTCTTGTCCGGGACTGGATAACTTTCCTTTAACACATCATCAAGCATAATCAATTGTCTCAGACGAAGCGTTTTTACCAGAGAACGTTGCTCTTCCCCATGTTGTACCATTCCACCACCATAAGCGTAGTTGCTGTACCTCGGGTGTCTGTCGAAAATCAGGCATTCTTCGCTTCTGTACTGCTCCATGCTTTCAAAAAAGTCTGCCCAGAACAGCAGCCGGTGAGCCAAATCCGAAACCGGCTGAACCCCTTCGAGGATTATCTTTCTCACCTGCGCGCCGAATTCAGTTTGACCGGGATGTTTTACTATGCACGGGTTGTAGCCTTTCTGGCGCAGCACGCCGGCTATGATATTCACCTGGGTGCTTTTGCCGCATCCATCGATGCCTTCGAAACATATTATCATTGTTTCACTCCTTTCTTTTGGCGGGTTTATCTTAAAGCTGCCCGCAATAATTTGTTTTTTGTTATAAACAAGTCAACCCCGGCTTATATCGCCGGGGTTGAGCTATTTTAGTAAATCAGACTAAGAAACCGTTTCCTGTCCTCTATATCCCAAATGGGATTTTCCCTGCCGTCGCGATAGACGACGGGTATGCCGTGGTGTTCCAACAGGAACCCCACCAGAATGGTGTGACAGAACAGTTTTTCGTATTTTTTCTGCCTTTGTTGGTTACACCAGCAGCAGAGCGTTGCATCTTTTAAGCGTTTTAAATTATTTATGGCGTTTTCCACTTCACCCAATCGGCTTTTCACCGCTTCGGCATAAAGCGTCAGGTATTTATCCGGCGGATAGTGCCGGATGGCGCGCCCCTGGTGTACTGGAACGAACGGTTCTATAACCGGGTATTTGCAAAATCCGGGCTGCCAGCGGGCGATCGAGTAAACCGGTTTTACGGTTCGGCGGTAGAAAAAGCTCTGAAGGTGTATTGGCATTTTAGTCCTCGTCTTTTGTTAGTTTTATCTCGTCGGCTTCAGGCCATCTTTCCAGATTTCCTATTATTTCGTCTTTATCTAATTCTTTTTCTGTAGCCTTTTTGTGCGCTTCTTCCCTGCTGTTTGCTTCCACTTCGATTCTCTGATATGTGCTGTGGTAAAGACACACTTCATATTTTTTCATGATCATTTTCCTTCCTTATCTAAATTTCTATTTAAACCTCGCTTTTGTTTTCGCTTTTGCAAATTACCACATCGTCTCCTTCGCTCCAACGTGCGAGGTTTGCTATTATCTCGGCTTTATCATATGGGCCAGGCGGCTTCTTATCTGCCTCCACGAGCGCAGCGGCCATATTCGCCGCCTCAACATCGACCGTCCTATACGTCGAATAGCAAAGCGTGACTTTATATTTCGGCATTTTGTGCCCTCCTTCTCTACGTTAACTAAGGGGCGAGTGGTTTAACCGCCGCCCCTGCTCGTTTTTTTAAATTAAACACTTCGCCTTCATACTCAACCAGCGGCCGTCTCCGATGACAACGTGATCCAGCACTTCGATGCCGATTGTCTTCCCCACATCAACAAGTCTTTTTGTTACGTCGACGTCTTCCCTGCTAGGTTCGGGATCGCCGCTGGGGTGGTTGTGCACCAGGATAACCGCCGCTGCGTTTCGCCTAATAGCCTGCCTGAACACTTCGCGCGGGTGCGCTGGTGTTGAGTTTAATGTGCCTACATATATATCCGCCTCACCAATAAGACGGTTTTTAACGTTCAGCAAAAGCACCCGGAAACGCTCTTGTTCTAAGTAACGCATCTCATCCATAAAAAGAGAAGCAACGTCCTGTGGACTTTTTATAACCGGCAATTCTGCCGGCGCTGCTTTCATCAACCTTCGGGCAAGCTCAAACGCCGCTGTTAAGCGCAATGCTTTTTCTTTGCCGACCCCAGGCAGGCTCATCAGCTCTTCTTCGGATTTATCGGCTAATTTTTGTATGTTTTCGGACAGCAATGCGTTCATGGTTTCGTCCGGAACGACGCCTATGAGGGCGGCAAGTATTTCAGGAAGCTCGGCGCGGTTGCAGCCGACGCCGTATTTTACCGCGTTTTCTCTGGCTATACAGGCTAACGGCTTCTTTTTTCTCACCGTATATTTTTCCAATACGTCGTCATCCCATAAATTTTCTTTCATAAAACATAAAGGGGGCAGACCCATCCGGCCCGCCCCCATTCCTCCTTTCTCAAAGCGGATAGGTTCGGGCCGAATGGTATTTATACTATTTTGGCGTCTTCAGAACACCACCTGGCAACGGTTTTCTTTGCTGATTCTAACCGTTCTTCTGTTAATCGCTGCATTTCGTCAGGCGAAGCCAACCGCTCTCTGGCAAGCAACGCCCTTTTGGGGTCAAGCAAACTTTCTTCGCCAGCGTCCACATCGATTAACACCGGATTTTTGGACCATTCTTTTTCTCTGTTATAGACGCGCCATGTCGCAACATCCGGATATGTCGTTTCGAATATGGCCCAGTTGCAGTCTTCCTCAAACCGGAAGACCGTAATACCGTTATATGGTTCACCGTATTTTTTAACCCATTCTTTGTTCCAAACTGCAATACCGTCAACAGCATACTTGTGCAGCGTCTCCGGCACGTCAAACATGGAAGCGACCATGATGTATCCGCCGTGGCCCGCGCAATCGAACAACCAGACGAGGCCGGGTAAACCGGACGCCTTAACTTTTTTCTGCTCGTTGATTTCACCCCACTCTCTGGCGATTAAACGAGCCCACTTTTCGGCGTCTTTTGGGTTAATACAACCATCGTCGCTGAAACACAGCAGTATTTTATTTTTGCGGCCACAAATATAAAGCTTTTTCATGGTATACAGGGGGGCAGACCCATCCGGCCCACCCCCGTTCCTCCTTTCTGTTGAACAGGTTTAAGCCGGGCACCGGCCTGTCGCTATGCGGATTTCGCCCTGGGTTTGTCCTTCCGGACGTTTTTCCATACGCCTTCTTCATAATCGAACCGACGTATTACTTGAATGACAGGGCGAACCTGTTTTTTGGTTTTAGTCATTGGTCTATCCCCCTTGTTTCGGTTTTATCACCAGCTAAAATACAGCGTTAAGCAACCGTCTTCGTCCCAGGGCAGGCTTTCCACCCACCTGGTAATTTTCTTAATATCTTTTTGACTGAGTTCTTCATCTTGACCGTATTCTTCGACCATCCCCAAAACTTTATCTTTAAGGAAGAACCCGAAGGAGTTCTCGTCTCCAGTACAGTCAGCTTCTTCAGCTAACCACTGAGCAAACTCATTAGCCGCTTTACTTGATGGCCGCGGGAGATACTCGATGCTTACTTTTCCTATGTCAAGACCCATTTTTACTTACCTCCTCGTTCACTTTCTCGTTGACGACGGTAGTTAATTTCTCTCGCCCGACATGCTTCAAACGCCGCCAACACATCAGGATCGGTGTTTTCCGGCCAGCAATCTTCATCCTCCAACATTTCAACAGCCAGTTCCGGCCAGTCTGCGCTTTCCCTGTTAGCAGCCACATAAGAAGTAATAAAGATGTACAGCCGTAGAACCTCTTCTATGGTGTTGAGAAAACAGTCGGTTTTTGAATCGCCGTTTCGCAAAGCGTCAAGGCGCGAACGGAGAACACCTTCAGGGGTATGTTTCGGTTGCTCCGGGGAGACGCCTACTTTGGGAAGCACGTCGCTCACCCAGTTCCATTTGTTAGATACTTCCACAATACGATTCTCCAGCGGAGCGTTTAGCGCTTGGGCCAATCTTTCAGTAATTTCGCCACACGTCAAGAAATCCTGAAGGCTATCTGTGGCTATAAGGTTCCCGTTGACCAGAACGCCCCAACCTTCAACGTTTCTGTCTCCGGGTAGGGTTTTGTTTTTCACTTTCACATAGACAATTTTCATTTTTCCAGGGCGGCCTTCAGCTGCCCTGTCCACCTCCTTTTTCATTAACCGCACCGCTTTTTTTTAAAACCGCTAAGCCCGGGCATGGATTCCGGGCTTAGCGTGCCTGCGCATGTTGTGCAACACGCTATAGATTTAAAATGCTCAAAGAAAAGTTGGTAATATGCTTCGCCAGTAGCTAAAAACTTACCACACATGAAGCATGTTGTCGCGTACCCACGCACACGGTTAAGAGACTCGTCAAGGTGAGACCCGTCAAGGTAATAATTCACTTTTGTACCTGCCTTTCGGTTTTTTATATCTGCCAGGGTTGACAGCCCCCGGCGGGTGCGTTTCATCTTCCAGGGCGGTTTCCCG from Dehalococcoidia bacterium encodes:
- the tmk gene encoding dTMP kinase, whose protein sequence is MIICFEGIDGCGKSTQVNIIAGVLRQKGYNPCIVKHPGQTEFGAQVRKIILEGVQPVSDLAHRLLFWADFFESMEQYRSEECLIFDRHPRYSNYAYGGGMVQHGEEQRSLVKTLRLRQLIMLDDVLKESYPVPDKTFIIDVPVGEAMKRIEQRGEKTIIESRGRLYFNDVRRAYQSFVKGVLDEAFDEVILIDGTGTVEQITSDILSHMGM
- a CDS encoding JAB domain-containing protein, which gives rise to MKENLWDDDVLEKYTVRKKKPLACIARENAVKYGVGCNRAELPEILAALIGVVPDETMNALLSENIQKLADKSEEELMSLPGVGKEKALRLTAAFELARRLMKAAPAELPVIKSPQDVASLFMDEMRYLEQERFRVLLLNVKNRLIGEADIYVGTLNSTPAHPREVFRQAIRRNAAAVILVHNHPSGDPEPSREDVDVTKRLVDVGKTIGIEVLDHVVIGDGRWLSMKAKCLI